The proteins below come from a single Magallana gigas chromosome 10, xbMagGiga1.1, whole genome shotgun sequence genomic window:
- the LOC105335289 gene encoding nodal homolog 3-A, giving the protein MLRRPILCCLLVNAAMLCYAQLRRDNLRPSKKDNYTFDLPSHLMQSGKHECILTIYQDLLNGVPSTGGSPHLNLFSTHAQMFNTVRCLKGIQTAGENSRTFFIEQPWDEKFHHFEFQAKVASTPNLNLFMSCPNTNERMFIDQVRTPLHQTFSKDITAQIKRLNIPDKAKCNITISSPNAFSALHKKQSAADDFRLIILSKKENTQTQLREIAALSAAANGRHPDKSPSKRSSSNGCKRKQMKIDLWRIGFMNKYVIHPSTVDVGSCSGECRAKKVIEKNTSNRGVFLSLYQMTLGTKKAMTRCIPEKMMKLSVLHEDETGVYVSYVGDIIIDSCACQ; this is encoded by the exons ATGCTGAGGCGTCCTATACTTTGCTGCTTGCTCGTTAACGCAGCCATGCTATGTTATGCGCAACTTCGTCGAGACAACCTGCGGCcatcaaagaaagataactacACTTTCGATTTGCCATCACATTTGATGCAGTCGGGGAAACACGAATGCATTCTGACGATTTATCAAGACCTTCTAAACGGGGTTCCGTCAACAGGGGGATCCCCTCACCTCAATCTGTTCTCTACGCATGCGCAGATGTTTAACACAGTACGATGTCTCAAAGGAATTCAAACTG ctggCGAGAATTCTCGTACTTTCTTTATCGAACAGCCTTGGGATGAGAAGTTTCATCATTTTGAATTTCAAGCAAAGGTCGCTTCTACTCcgaatttgaatttatttatgtCGTGTCCAAACACCAACGAACGCATGTTTATTGACCAAGTTCGAACACCGCTTCACCAGACGTTTAGCAAAGACATAACTGCACAGATCAAACGTCTCAATATCCCCGATAAAGCAAAATGCAACATTACAATAAGTTCTCCGAACGCTTTTTCTGCGTTGCATAAGAAACAGAGCGCAGCCGATGATTTCAGATTAATAATTCTgtctaaaaaagaaaacactCAAACACAGCTCCGAGAAATCGCAGCGTTGAGCGCTGCAGCAAATGGCCGCCATCCTGACAAATCGCCTTCCAAACGAAGTAGTTCAAATGGATGCAAGAGAAAACAGATGAAGATAGACCTTTGGAGAATTGGATTTATGAACAAGTATGTCATCCATCCATCCACCGTCGATGTTGGGTCCTGTAGCGGGGAATGTCGTGCGAAAAAGGTGATTGAAAAGAACACGTCGAACAGAGGGGTCTTCCTCAGCctgtaccaaatgacccttggCACGAAGAAAGCAATGACAAGATGCATACCGGAAAAGATGATGAAACTGAGCGTTCTTCATGAGGACGAAACTGGGGTATACGTCAGCTATGTCGGTGACATAATCATTGATAGTTGTGCTTGTCAGTAG